One genomic segment of Musa acuminata AAA Group cultivar baxijiao chromosome BXJ3-3, Cavendish_Baxijiao_AAA, whole genome shotgun sequence includes these proteins:
- the LOC135633591 gene encoding glucomannan 4-beta-mannosyltransferase 1-like isoform X7: protein MSWPSNKMIVQVLDDSTDPVIKVMIPAPATEKEPPWQRHAMDDALLTCDACFWLPWSSQEMVEYECQSWASKGVNVEYEFRNSRSGYKAGALREGLEKSYAKDCDFVAIFDADFQPDPDYLWRTIPFLLTNPELALVQARWKFVNADECLLTRLQEMSLDYHFSVEQEVGSSTYSFFGFNGTAGVWRMEALVDAGGWKDRTTVEDMDLAVRASLRGWKFVFVGDLACLQVKNELPSTFKAYRFQQHRWSCGPANLFRKMLKEILCCKVPSKPSSFGDLPRSSYCSKRCSFLQRVSAWKKFHVIYDFFFVRKIVAHFVTFFFYCVIIPACVLLPDVHLPKFIAVYIPSATTVLNAICTPRSFHLIIFWILFENVMAMHRAKATIIGLLEANRVYEWIVTAKLGNASRNKNSSRSHRRSRCRIVERIHLMEVLMGLFLLYCTIYDIMFGRDLFYVYLFAQSMAFFVVGFGYVGVYVSN from the exons ATGCTTTGCTCACCTGCGATGCTTGCTTTTGGTTGCCGTGGTCGTCGCAGGAGATGGTGGAATACGAGTGCCAGTCGTGGGCGAGCAAGGGAGTCAACGTGGAGTACGAGTTCAGGAACAGCCGAAGCGGCTACAAGGCGGGCGCCCTTCGCGAAGGCCTCGAGAAGAGCTACGCCAAAGACTGCGACTTCGTCGCCATCTTTGATGCCGACTTCCAACCCGACCCCGACTACCTGTGGAGGACCATCCCTTTCCTTCTCACTAACCCTGAGCTCGCTCTGGTGcaagctcgatggaagttcg TGAATGCTGACGAATGCCTCCTGACCCGCCTCCAAGAGATGTCTCTGGATTACCACTTCAGCGTGGAGCAGGAAGTAGGGTCTTCCACGTACTCCTTCTTCGGGTTCAACG GCACTGCGGGGGTGTGGAGGATGGAAGCCCTCGTCGACGCCGGAGGGTGGAAGGACCGGACCACCGTGGAAGACATGGATCTTGCAGTCAGGGCTTCCCTCAGAGGGTGGAAGTTCGTGTTCGTCGGCGACCTGGCA TGCTTGCAGGTGAAGAACGAGCTACCCAGCACGTTCAAGGCGTACCGCTTTCAGCAGCACCGGTGGTCTTGTGGCCCGGCAAACTTGTTCCGGAAGATGCTGAAAGAGATCCTATGCTGCAAGGTACCCTCGAAACCCTCCTCCTTTGGAGATCTCCCCCGAAGCTCCTACTGTAGCAAGCGATGTAGTTTCCTGCAGAGAGTGTCCGCTTGGAAGAAGTTCCATGTCATCTACGACTTCTTCTTCGTGAGGAAGATTGTCGCCCACTTTGTGACCTTCTTCTTCTACTGCGTGATCATCCCGGCGTGCGTCCTGCTCCCGGACGTCCATCTTCCCAAGTTCATCGCCGTCTACATCCCCTCCGCCACCACCGTCCTCAACGCCATCTGCACGCCCAG GTCCTTCCACCTGATCATCTTCTGGATCCTGTTCGAGAACGTCATGGCGATGCACCGAGCCAAGGCAACCATAATAGGGCTTCTGGAGGCGAACCGCGTCTACGAGTGGATCGTCACCGCCAAGCTGGGGAACGCTTCCAGGAACAAGAACAGCTCCAGGTCGCACAGGAGATCTCGATGCCGCATCGTGGAAAG AATCCACCTGATGGAGGTCCTCATGGGACTCTTCCTCTTGTACTGCACCATCTACGACATCATGTTCGGCCGCGACCTCTTCTACGTCTACTTGTTCGCCCAATCCATGGCGTTCTTCGTCGTCGGCTTCGGTTACGTGGGCGTATACGTTTCCAACTGA